The Streptomyces sp. M92 nucleotide sequence CCGCTCGGACTGCACGACTACAAGGACGTCGTGGCGAAGAAGGCCAAGTTCGCCACCGGCACGGGCTACGCGGAGATCGCCTACGCGGTGGAGGCCGGGTATCCGAAGGACGACATCCTCATCGTGCCCGACCAGGTCGCCGGCCTCAACGCCGTGGAGACCGGGCGCGCCGACGTCTTCGCCGGTACGGCTCTGACCACCCGCGAGGTGGTGAAGAAGTCGTCCAGCACCGAGGTGACCGAGGCGTTCAAGCCGATCGTCAACGGCAAGCCGCACGTGGACGGCGGCGCCTTCGCGTTCCGCCCGAACGAGACCAACCTGCGGGACGCCTTCAACGTCGAGCTGCACAAGATGAAGAAGAGCGGCGAACTCCTGCGCATCCTGCGCCCCTTCGGTTTCACCGAGGACGAGATGACCGATCTGACCGCGAAGGAGCTCTGCGGCGGATGACATCCGGACTCTGGGAACTCGTGGCCAAGGGTGTCTGGACCACCGTCCAGCTGCTCGTCTTCAGCGCCCTGCTGGGCGCTGTGGTCGCCTTCGTCGTGGGCACCGCCCGCACTCATCAGTCGCGGATCGTCAGGTTCCTCGCGGGCCTGTACACCACGGTGTTCCGTGGCACCTCCGCGCTGATCATGATCTTCTGGATCTACTTCGTACTGCCGCTGGCCTTCGGCTGGCAGCTCGTACCCATGTGGGCGGGCACGCTCGCCCTCGGCCTGACGTACGGGGCCTACGGCGCCGAGGTCGTGCGCGGCGCGATCGCGGCCGTCGACCCGGCCCAGCGCGAGGGCGGCATCGCCCTCAGCTTCACTCCCTGGCAGCGGATGCGACTGATCCTCCTGCCGCAGGCGCTGCCGGAGATGATCCCGCCGTTCTCGAACCTGCTGGTGGAGCTGTTGAAGGGCACCGCGCTGGTGTCCCTCATGGGCATGGGCGACCTGGCGTTCAGCGGCAACCTCGTACGTCTCGCGCTCCAGGAGAGCGCGGAGATCTACACGTACATCCTGCTGATCTACTTCGTCCTCGCCTTCCTGCTCACCCGACTCATGCGGGGCCTTGAGAAGAAGCTGAAGTCGGGGGTCGGCAAGGCGCCGACTCCCGCGGCCGAGGCCGTGCTGAAGCGGCCCGAGGCGACCAACGCGGGAGGTGCTGTCTGATGGAGTGGGACTGGAGCGCGGTCTCCGACTTCATGCCGCACTTCTGGGACGGTCTGCTGGTCACCCTGCAGATCCTGGCCCTCGGTTCGGTGATCTCCTTCGCGCTGGGCCTGGTGTGGGCCCTGCTGATGCGGACCCCTACGCGCTGGGTGCGCTGGCCGGTCGGGGTGGTCACGGAGTTCATCCGGAACACCCCCCTGCTGGTGCAGCTCTTCTTCCTCTTCTACGTACTGCCCGAGTGGGGCGTTCAGGCCTCGGCGCTGACCACGGGTGTCTTCGCCATCGGTCTGCACTACTCGACGTACACGATGCAGGTGTACCGGGCCGGCATCGAGGCGGTGCCGGTCGGCCAGTGGGAGGCCGCCACGGCGCTGAACCTTCCCGTGCACAGGACGTGGATCGCGGTCATCCTTCCGCAGGCGGTCCGCCGCGTGGTGCCCGCCCTCGGCAACTACGTGATCGCCATGCTCAAGGACACCCCGATGCTCATGGCGATCACCGTGCTGGAGATGCTCGGCGAGGCTCAGCTCTTCGCCCGTGAGAACTTCCAGTTCACCGAGCCGCTCACGGTGATCGGCCTGGCGTTCATCGTGCTTTCCTACCTGGCCTCCCTTTTCCTGCGAGCCCTGGAGCGACGCCTTGCCCACTGACACCCTTCCCAACCCCGGCACCAGTCCCGAACGCAGCACCGGCGAGCTGATACGCCTGGAGCAGGTCACCAAGCGGTTCGGGGACAACACCGTCCTGGACCAGCTCGACTTCTCCGTCGACGCCGGCAAGCACGTCACCCTCATCGGGCCGTCGGGGTCCGGCAAGACGACGATCCTGCGGCTGCTGATGACGCTGCTCAAGCCTGACGAGGGCACGATCACCGTGGACGGGCAGAAGCTGTTCCCGGCGACGGAGAAGGAGCGGCGCGAGGTCCGCAAGCAGATCGGGATGGTGTTCCAGCAGTTCAACCTGTTCCCGAACATGAGCGTGCTGCGCAACATCACCGAGGCACCGGTCACCGTGCTCGGCATGTCCAAGGACGAGGCCGCGGAACGGGCCAGGGAACTCCTCGACATGGTGGGGCTGGCCGACAAGTGCGACGCCCGCCCGGCCCAGCTCTCCGGCGGCCAGCAGCAGCGTGTGGCGATCGCCCGCGCGCTGGCGATGCGGCCGAAGGTGCTGCTGCTCGACGAGGTGACTTCGGCACTCGACCCGGAGCTGGTCGCGGGCGTCCTGGACCTGCTGCGGGACATCGCCCGCAGCACGGACATCACGATGCTCTGCGTGACCCACGAGATGAACTTCGCCCGGGACATCTCGGACCAGGTCCTGATGTTCGACTCGGGGCGGGTCATCGAGTCCGGGGCTCCCGAGAAGATCTTCAGCGATCCGGAGCACGAGCGGACGAGGGAGTTCCTGAGCGCCGTGCTCTGACGACGCACGGCGCGCCACCGGTCTCCACCGCGGGTCACCGCACCGCCCGAACCACGTCGGGCGGTGCGGTGACCCGCGGCTTTTGCGGGCGGGTTCCGACGCGCCCGGCTCCACGACGCCGCGAACGGGGCTTGATCCCTTCGACACGTGGCCGACAGAGGCCTTACAGCCCCACAAATCAACCTTTACTGTCATGTACACGCCATAATCGGACGGGTATTCCGGTCGGGAGATCCGGGCCCCGAAGCCACCCCCGCCCCGCCGATCGAACAGGTATCCACGGTCAGGTCCTTCACACCGCAGGAGTGAAACACGCAGTGAAATTCACCGCCCCCGTGTTCGTCACCACGACCGCGTTCGCCCTCGTCACCTTCCTCGGCAGCTCCGCCTCCGCCGCCACACTCCACTCGGAGCAGGCCTCCGCGACGACGACCTCGCCGACGCTCGACGCGAACTGCAACGAGGTCACCGGCTACGAGAACCCTCGCGCGACGGCCGGCCTGGCGTGCTTCCGGCCCTACGGCGACAAGTTCTACGTCCGCGACACCCTGGCGGACGGTCACCACATAGAGGTGCGCGGCACGGTGAACCGGACCGGCGACAACTTCCGCTGCTACGAGTACGGCGGCTCCTCGGCGGGTTGGCAGGTGTGCGACGGCTTCCACGACGAGATCCCGGAGAACTCCACGATCTACTGGGAGATCGGCCTGTGGGAGGGCGGCACCCTGCTCGGCACCGGGGGCGACCCGAAGTTCAGCTCCACCTCGTGACCCGAGATACCCCCAACGTGGCGCCGTGACCACGCACCGCGCGTGCCCCAACACCCGAGGTCGGGGCATTGGGGCACGCCGCTGGCATATGCCAGCGGGCCAGCGCCGCAGACCAGGGCGGCGGAACTTCACCAACACCCCCTCACTTCAGGCGTTTTGACGGCTATCGTGAAAGGGATCCGCTGTCCGGTCGGGGGCACAGGCAGGGACAGGGGCAGGGGCCTACCAGCGAAGCGCAGGGGGAGACCACCGTGGCGCTGCAGCACAAGCCGACCGCGCC carries:
- the ehuC gene encoding ectoine/hydroxyectoine ABC transporter permease subunit EhuC, translating into MTSGLWELVAKGVWTTVQLLVFSALLGAVVAFVVGTARTHQSRIVRFLAGLYTTVFRGTSALIMIFWIYFVLPLAFGWQLVPMWAGTLALGLTYGAYGAEVVRGAIAAVDPAQREGGIALSFTPWQRMRLILLPQALPEMIPPFSNLLVELLKGTALVSLMGMGDLAFSGNLVRLALQESAEIYTYILLIYFVLAFLLTRLMRGLEKKLKSGVGKAPTPAAEAVLKRPEATNAGGAV
- the ehuD gene encoding ectoine/hydroxyectoine ABC transporter permease subunit EhuD, which codes for MEWDWSAVSDFMPHFWDGLLVTLQILALGSVISFALGLVWALLMRTPTRWVRWPVGVVTEFIRNTPLLVQLFFLFYVLPEWGVQASALTTGVFAIGLHYSTYTMQVYRAGIEAVPVGQWEAATALNLPVHRTWIAVILPQAVRRVVPALGNYVIAMLKDTPMLMAITVLEMLGEAQLFARENFQFTEPLTVIGLAFIVLSYLASLFLRALERRLAH
- the ehuA gene encoding ectoine/hydroxyectoine ABC transporter ATP-binding protein EhuA produces the protein MPTDTLPNPGTSPERSTGELIRLEQVTKRFGDNTVLDQLDFSVDAGKHVTLIGPSGSGKTTILRLLMTLLKPDEGTITVDGQKLFPATEKERREVRKQIGMVFQQFNLFPNMSVLRNITEAPVTVLGMSKDEAAERARELLDMVGLADKCDARPAQLSGGQQQRVAIARALAMRPKVLLLDEVTSALDPELVAGVLDLLRDIARSTDITMLCVTHEMNFARDISDQVLMFDSGRVIESGAPEKIFSDPEHERTREFLSAVL